GTAACAGGGGGCTGCTTCCACTCTGTATGCATCAGTTCATACAGGGGTTTACCTTTCATTTTGCCAAACAAATCCCAACAAGCCATATCTAATGCACATACTAAAAAAGGATTATTAGGGATGAGATGATGCAAATAGTGCCAATATCTCTCTGGTTCCGTTAACGCAAATTTTTCGATCATACGACGATGCTTTTCCAGATCTGCGATCATGGATTCAACCGTTACATCATAATAAGCAATCGCAGGAGCTTCACCAAAACCCATAAAGGGACCTAATTCCAATGCCACTAATAGCGAAGGCTGATGTGTTTTCGTGCGACCATTGGAAATGGTGAATGGATATTCAAAAGGAAGATTGATGGGTCTGTAACTGAGCTTCAAGAGATGTATTTTGAGGGGCAAAGATAATTAAGGATTGTATTTGCCACTGAAAGCACAGACAAACACAGAAAATTTCAGTGTGAGCAGTGACTTCAGTGGCAATCCATTAACTCCTACCACTCAATTGAATGTACTGATGCAGTGTATGATTGAAATCATCTTGTTGCAACAAGGATTCCAAGGTAATGTGCATTCGATATCTCCAATAATGTTTTGGATCTGCAGGAATATTGATGCGTTCGCTATGTGGGTCTTGTTTACGAAGTGCTGCATCCATGCCCATGATATCTTGTAATTGGAAAACAGTCCACATCGCAGGAGAATACAAATGTTGTATGACAATTGCTGTGTTGATCCATGCTTCGCAGTAATATGGTGCTTCACCTGCTTGTCCGAGTTCATGATTGTAAAACTGCTGGATCCGATCTTTGTCTTCTTCCCACCAGCCACGAATAGTACTCATATCATGCGTAGAAGGTGTTACCACACTCAAATATGGCGCATCTGAAGGATGGAAAAATGTACGCTTAGGATCTTTTGGCATCCGCTGAATTTCTAAACTCAAAAGTCCCAACTGTCTCATAACATCCGGAACGCAAGCCGGCACTAAGCCCAGATCTTCTCCGCATACCAGCATGTTTGTTACCCGCTTCAGCGCCGGTAATTTTTTCATGGCTTCTTTCATCCAGAAATCATCCTGACGACGGAAGAAATAATCTACATACAGGTCTTTTAATTGCTGTTGTGTGTGCTGATCTAAATAACGGAAAGAAGAAGTGCTTTCCATATTGAATCTGAAATGGAAATGCTGCAGATCTCCTTCTTTGTCTTCAAACAACAATACATTACTGATGAGGTTGTATAATCCTTTCTTTACCTTATCATGTTGTTCATCCTTTTCAAGGGTATTGAAATATTGTTCAACCTGACGTTGTGTTGCAAACTCCGGCTTTAAAGTGTATTGACCAAAACCATCATAGTTCAGGAATTCTTTTTTCACCAATTCGTTATCATAACCAAACAGCTCCCATAAAACATTTTCATGGATAAATGGCTGAGTGAATCGATGATGATCAAATGAGATTCCACGCGATTGAAATTCATTGATGTGAACAGGAATGGCAGGAACAAAACGTCCCAGTATTCCTTCAACCGCATGCATAGGGATACTCCATATTCTAAAGAAGCCCAGGATATGGTCTATCCGGAAAGCATCAAAGTAATAACTCATCTGCTCGAAACGCTGTTTCCACCAGGCAAATCCATCAGCCTGCATTCTTTCCCAATTGTAAGTAGGGAAACCCCAGTTCTGGCCTGCGATCGCAAAATCATCCGGCGGTGCTCCTGCTTGTGCATCCATGTGGTAGAGTTCAGGATGCTGCCATGCATCAGCACCATGTCTGTAAACCCCGATCGCAATATCCCCTTTTACGATGATCCCTTTAGAATGCGCATAAGACGTGGCTTCTTTCAATTGCAGGTGCAAATGGTATTGCGTAAAATAATGCAGTGCGATCTCTTTATACGCAGCAGAATCAGGTGATGCCAGTCTTTCAATCTCAGACTCATCATAATGTCTGAATGCAGGCCATTGATTGAAATCGACAGTGCCATATTGATCTCTCAAATAACAGAAGACCGCATATGATTGTAGCCAATGTTTATTGTCGTTGAAATATTGCTTGAAGTCCGCAGTTGCTAAAATAGCTGCTCCCTGTTCTTCATAGATCTTCGCTATGATCTTTGTTTTGAAACGGATCACTTCTTCATAATCCACCGTATCCAATGCATTCAGTTTGGCTTTTTCAACAGCTATTTGTTTTTGCAGTTTGCGATCATCTTTGATCAATGTGTCCAAATGAAGATAGAGTGGATGTAATGCAAATGCAGATATAGCTGCATAAGGATAAGAATCAGTCCAACTATGTGTAGCAGTAGTATCATTGATCGGAAGTATCTGGATCATTTTCAATCCGGTCTTCGCAGCCCAATCAACCATTTGTTTCAGGTCATTGAATTCACCGACACCCAATCCATGTTCGGATCTCAGGCTAAAAACCGGAATCGCAACACCGGTTCCTTTCCATGTGTTATTGGGTAGTACTGCAAACCCGTCGTGTATGATGCTGATCTTATCTTTTACAACACCATCATACAACACACGATTATCGCCATCCTCATATCGTAGGAATTGTTGTTGATCGGTATCATAAACCCCATATTTATAAGCAATGGGAAAAGAATCTTTGGTAAGATCCAATTGTATTTGAAAAAAATCTTCGTTACTATTCTTTGTAAGCAACATTGGGGCTGTCGTATCCCAATTACCGAGCTGCTGACTGCTGCCCAATAAACACAACGTCTCCCCTTTTTTAAGTAAAGGTGCTTTGATCTTTAGAAGATGGGTAGTGGTTTTAGGTACTTTCGAAC
Above is a genomic segment from Sediminibacterium sp. KACHI17 containing:
- a CDS encoding 4-alpha-glucanotransferase, whose protein sequence is MKKMIAPANGNPVSSPNAETPTIPKKATRGKTSKKKDTSTAVADNKGKSKTVTKTKSSTAGKKVTFQLKFHTSFGQDLFILGNHPLLGNNDPAKAIPLQYFNEEYWFITIDFTPKDLSQDKITYHYILRNADGTSSYDWGNDKALDLNAIKAKEIHVLDAWNFAGYYENAFYTEPFTKVLLNAVHPNTGSKVPKTTTHLLKIKAPLLKKGETLCLLGSSQQLGNWDTTAPMLLTKNSNEDFFQIQLDLTKDSFPIAYKYGVYDTDQQQFLRYEDGDNRVLYDGVVKDKISIIHDGFAVLPNNTWKGTGVAIPVFSLRSEHGLGVGEFNDLKQMVDWAAKTGLKMIQILPINDTTATHSWTDSYPYAAISAFALHPLYLHLDTLIKDDRKLQKQIAVEKAKLNALDTVDYEEVIRFKTKIIAKIYEEQGAAILATADFKQYFNDNKHWLQSYAVFCYLRDQYGTVDFNQWPAFRHYDESEIERLASPDSAAYKEIALHYFTQYHLHLQLKEATSYAHSKGIIVKGDIAIGVYRHGADAWQHPELYHMDAQAGAPPDDFAIAGQNWGFPTYNWERMQADGFAWWKQRFEQMSYYFDAFRIDHILGFFRIWSIPMHAVEGILGRFVPAIPVHINEFQSRGISFDHHRFTQPFIHENVLWELFGYDNELVKKEFLNYDGFGQYTLKPEFATQRQVEQYFNTLEKDEQHDKVKKGLYNLISNVLLFEDKEGDLQHFHFRFNMESTSSFRYLDQHTQQQLKDLYVDYFFRRQDDFWMKEAMKKLPALKRVTNMLVCGEDLGLVPACVPDVMRQLGLLSLEIQRMPKDPKRTFFHPSDAPYLSVVTPSTHDMSTIRGWWEEDKDRIQQFYNHELGQAGEAPYYCEAWINTAIVIQHLYSPAMWTVFQLQDIMGMDAALRKQDPHSERINIPADPKHYWRYRMHITLESLLQQDDFNHTLHQYIQLSGRS